The DNA segment TATTATTCAGGGATTTGGCAATGCCGGAGCGAATATGGCAGATTTGTGTTTTCACGCTGGTTATAAAATTATTGGCATTTCTGATTCGCAAACGGCGGTGGTTGATAAAACCGGTAAGGGAATTGATTCACATACCATTGCCAAGATGAAAGAAAAAAAGGGAGTGGTAGATGTTTGCGATTGCAAAGAAATAAAATGCGCCTGTAAAGATCATCTTCACACAACCAATGAAAAATTTTTGGAAACCGATTGTGATATTTTAATTTTAGCGGCGCTTGAAAATCAAATTACCAGGAAAAATGTCGGTCGCGTCAAGGCAAAAATTATATTAGAACTTGCGAACGGCCCGACCGCTCCGGAAGCCGATGAAAAATTATTTAAGAAAAATGTTTTGGTCGTACCCGACGTTTTGACCAATGCCGGAGGGGTAACAGTTTCCTATTTTGAATGGGTACAAAATTTAGCCAATTATTATTGGTCGGAAAAAGAAGTTTTTGAAAAATTAAAAAAAATAATGGTAGAAAATTTTGAAGCAGCATGGAAAATAAGAGAGCAGAATAAAACTGATTTCCGAACCGCGGTTTTCGCGCTGGCGCTCGGGCGATTGGAAAAAGCGATTAAGGCTAGAGGGTGGGCATAAGGTTAGAATTTAGAAAATAGAAAGTAGAAAATAGAAAGTAGAAAATAGAATAAAAAAAGAGTAAAGAGTCCGCCGAAGAGGCGGATTTTTTGACTTTTAAAAATAAAAAAAGTAAAGTGAGGCAAAGGAGGAAAGAGTGGAAAGCAAAAGAAGCCGGGGGAAAAGAAAGAAACTAGCGATTGACTTTGCCGCCCTGAAGAATGGGAGGAGCGAAGAATTGGGCGTTAGGGAAACGGCGGGCGAGGGAGGATACAGCGCGCTTCGTTCGGAACGGCCAGCCGAGACCTACAAGGCGGATAGGCGCTGCAAATGCTGCAACTGCTTTCTCGCAAGGACCAATCCGGATAACATTTGCCATCCTTGTGACAGAGCAATCCAGGAATGGAAAAACTTTCCCTGGTGGCGGGCTGAACTGGAACAAGTGATGGAGGTGCACTGTTTGGGGTTTGTTCACGAGCGTTTTGTCAAGAAGGGCAAGGCTCGAAGCGCGACAGGAGGCGGAGAGAAATCAAGCGGCAGCTGGGCGAGAGCAGCTGGACGCAAAACGATCGAGAAGAAGGAGTGAAAATAAGGGCTTGGTTTTACCAGCCCTTTTATTTTTTAAATTAATCCTTGACATTTTGAGAAAATATGTTTAAATTAAATGTTCCGCGAAGAGTAAGAAACTTAGCCTATTCGCGGGCCATCGAAAGGGAGGATAAGATGAGCGCGCAAAAGTCGTGGTTGAATCTTGAGGCAGGGGAGGCGGTTCTCCTTTGCAGAGTAGAGGAGCGGTGGGATTCGGTCGTGGCGAAAGTTCAATTCGGCCTCGAACCGCTTTGCCCCGCCCTGCAGAGATTCCTCCTCTTTCTCGGCCACCTTCTGGAGGTTGCCGGAGAGACGAGTGAGATCGATCTGATCATTGCGACGGTCGGTCGGACCAAACTGCCTGACGGGAAGGGGCTCAGTGAGCTTGAGGCCCAGAGCCTCAGGATGATCGAGGAGAAATGGAACAACACGGCAAGGGAAATTAGGGCGGGCACTCTTTCCTTGTCGTTGGGCTTCCGCGAATTCATGATGCTCGTCGGCAGGTATCTTCTCAGTCGGGCCGAGTCAAGGCCGCTGGGCGGCAGATCTTGCGCCGAGAAGCAGCAGCTTACGATGCAGGATTTTTACCAGTCTCGCGGGTTCGGCCGCGTCGAAATTCCTCTGGTTTCCTGCGCTGACGAGCAGATGAACTTGTGGTTTTCCGCCGGAAAGAACCTCATTTTCGAGCCCTCGGAGCGGGATGTGCCGATTGAGCGGCTCATGCTGCAGCTTCCGCACGTGATCAAGCTGGACGATCC comes from the Patescibacteria group bacterium genome and includes:
- a CDS encoding Glu/Leu/Phe/Val dehydrogenase codes for the protein MSPLQNALTQLKKAAELVELDAAVLEILKKPKRILQFSVSVKMDNGETKIFDGYRVQWNDARGPFKGGIRFHPKTDLNEVEALSFWMTIKCAAVGIPYGGGKGGVTVDPKKLSKTELERLARGYTQALKDYIGPEKDIPAPDVYTTPQIMGWIMDEFSKIKGYNVPGVVTGKPLEIGGSAGRGTATAQGGFYILEEVAKKLKIDPKKTRIIIQGFGNAGANMADLCFHAGYKIIGISDSQTAVVDKTGKGIDSHTIAKMKEKKGVVDVCDCKEIKCACKDHLHTTNEKFLETDCDILILAALENQITRKNVGRVKAKIILELANGPTAPEADEKLFKKNVLVVPDVLTNAGGVTVSYFEWVQNLANYYWSEKEVFEKLKKIMVENFEAAWKIREQNKTDFRTAVFALALGRLEKAIKARGWA